The nucleotide window CAGGCAGTCATGGCATGACCATGAATTCACTGGTTTCGGGCGGCTGTATTATTTCCGGCTCGGTGGTGGTGAATTCAGTGCTGTTCTCTCGCGTACGAATTAATTCTTTCTGCAATATCGAGTCTTCTGTTCTCTCGCCGGATGTAGTAGTGGGGCGATCCTGTCGCCTGCGCCGCTGCGTGATTGACCGCGCCTGTGAACTGCCTGAAGGAACGGTAATCGGGGAGAACCCGGATGACGACGCGCGACGTTTTTATCGTTCAGAAGAGGGGATCGTGTTGGTAACACGCTCCATGCTGGCCAAATTAGGCTGGCGCAATTAACAACTTATTACCGTATTTGGTTAGTTCAGGCACAGGTATTTGATGCGGAGGACCGCGTCAGCACAAGGTAAAGGAGCCGATAATGCAGGTTTTACATGTCTGTTCAGAAATTTTCCCGCTATTAAAAACTGGCGGGCTTGCTGATGTTGTTGGGGCATTACCGGCGGCGCAAATTGCAGAAGGCATTGATACCAGAGTCCTGCTGCCGGCGTTTCCTGATTTGAAAAAAGGGATCCCCGATACGCAGATCGTGGCAACGCTGCAAACGTTCGCTGGCCCCGTAGATCTTCTCTATGGGAAATACGATGGCGTGGGGATCTACCTGATAGATGCCCCGGAATTATATGACAGGCCCGGCAGCCCCTATCACGATGAGTCGCAGTTCGCTTATACGGATAACTATCTCCGTTTTGCCTTACTGGGCTGGATGGGATGTGAGCTGGCCTCGGGGGCGGATCCGCACTGGCGGCCGGAAGTGGTGCATGCACATGACTGGCATGCCGGCCTTACCTGCGCCTATCTGGCGGCAAGAGGAAGGCCAGCAAAATCGGTGTTCACCGTGCATAACCTGGCTTACCAGGGGTTGTTCGCTGCGAAACATCTGGAAGAGATCCAGCTTCCGCCATCATTTTTCAACATGTACGGGCTGGAGTTCTTTAACCAGATTTCCTACCTGAAAGCGGGCCTGTTCTATGCCGATCACGTTACGGCAGTCAGCCCAACCTATGCCCGTGAAATCACCCTGCCGGAGTTTGGCTACGGCATGGAAGATCTGCTGCGGCAGCGGCAGCTGGAAGGGACGCTCACCGGGATCCTCAACGGTGTGGATCCCGCTATCTGGGATCCGGCGCACGATCTCCTGCTGAACGCGCGTTACAACCGTGACGTGCTGGATGCCAAAATAGAGAACAAGCGTCAGCTGCAAATTACCATGGGCCTGAAGATCGATGACAAGGTACCGGTCTTTGCAGTAGTTAGCCGCCTGACCAAGCAGAAAGGGTTGGATCTGGTGCTGGAAGCGTTGCCTGGCCTGCTGGAGCAGGGCGGACAGCTGGTGCTGCTGGGTGCCGGTGATGCGGTGCTGCAGCAAGGATTCCTGGCGGCGGCGGCGGAGTATCCCGGACAGGTGGGCGTGCAGATTGGTTACCACGAGGCTTTCTCACACCGAATCATGGGTGGCGCGGATGTCATTATGGTGCCAAGCCGCTTTGAACCCTGCGGGCTTACGCAGCTCTATGGCCTGAAATATGGCACGCTGCCGCTGGTCAGACGTACCGGCGGCCTGGCCGATACGGTTAATGACAGCTCGCTGGAAAACCTGGCCGACGGCATCGCCAGCGGATTTGTCTTTGAGGACAGTAACGCCTGGTCGCTGCTGAGAGCGATCCGCCGTACCTTCGTTCTCTGGTCCCGTCCTTCACTCTGGCGCTATGTTCAGCGGCAGGCGATGGGGATGGATTTTAGCTGGCAGGTGGCGGCCGTGGCCTACCGCGATCTCTATCAACGACTGCTGTAATGGATATGGGAAAAATGATATGAAAGCACCTTTCACCTATACCGCACCGACACTCAGCGTTGAGGCGTTGAAACACTCTATTGCCTATAAGCTGATGTTTACCATAGGGAAGGACCCTTCCATTGCCAACAAGCATGAGTGGCTTAACGCCACGCTGCTGGCAGTCCGCGACAGGATGGTGGAGCGTTGGCTGCGATCGAACAGGGCGCAGCTTTCCCAGGATGTGCGGCAGGTCTACTACCTGTCAATGGAGTTTCTGGTAGGCAGAACGCTCTCTAACGCGCTGCTGGCGATGGGCATTTATGAAGATGCGCAGGCCGCGCTTGATGAGATGGGTTTTAATCTTGAAGATCTGATTGAAGAAGAGAGCGATCCGGGATTAGGTAATGGCGGCTTAGGGCGGCTGGCGGCCTGTTTCCTGGACTCCCTGGCGACGTTAGGTCTGCCGGGGTGCGGCTACGGTATCCGCTACGATTACGGCATGTTCAAGCAGAACATTGTTGATGGTCGTCAGGCGGAGTCTCCGGACTACTGGCTGGAGTATGGTAACCCGTGGGAGTTCCAGCGCTTCAATACCCGCTACAAGGTGCGTTTTGGCGGAAGAATTCAGGTGGAAGGCAGCCGTTCCCGCTGGCTGGAAACGGAAGAAGTGCAGGCGATGGCCTACGACCAGATCATTCCCGGTTTCGATACGGACGCCACTAACACCTTACGGCTCTGGTCGGCGCAGGCCAGTAATGAAATCAATCTGGGTAAATTTAATCAGGGCGACTACTTTGCGGCGGTGGAAGACAAAAACCACTCTGAAAACGTCTCCCGCGTTCTCTATCCCGATGATTCCACCTACTCCGGGCGCGAGCTGCGGCTGCGTCAGGAGTATTTCCTGGTCTCCGCCACGGTGCAGGACATTCTGAAGCGTCACTGGATGATGCACCAGACCTACGACAATCTGGGCGACAAAATCGCCATTCACCTCAACGACACCCACCCGGTGCTGGCGATCCCCGAGCTGATGCGGCTGCTGATCGACGAGCACAAATTCAGCTGGGACGATGCGTTTGAAGTGACCTGTCAGGTGTTCTCTTACACCAACCATACGCTGATGCAGGAAGCGCTTGAAACCTGGCCGGTGGATATGATCGGCAAAATATTGCCGCGCCATCTGCAGATTATCTTTGATATCAACGACTACTTCCTGAAAACCATTCAGGACTACTATCCGGACGACTGGGAGTTGCAGTCGCGTATTTCCATCATTGATGAAAACAACGGCCGGAAAATCCGGATGGCCTGGCTGGCGGTGATTGTCAGTCATAAAGTGAATGGCGTTTCTGAACTGCACTCGAATCTGATGGTGCAGTCGCTGTTTGCGGACTTCGCCGCGCTGTTCCCGGGCCGCTTCTGCAACAAGACCAACGGCGTGACCCCGCGCCGCTGGCTGGCGCTTGCTAACCCCTCCTTATCTGGCGTGCTGGATGAGGCGATAGGGCGCAACTGGCGTACCGAGTTAGGGCAGCTTGATGAGCTTAAACAGCACATTGATTACCCGAGCTTCCTCGCCGAGATCAGCGAGTCCAAGCTGCACAACAAAAAGCGGCTGGCTGAGTATATCGCGCAGAAAATGGATGTGGTTATCGATCCCAATGCGCTGTTCGATGTGCAGATCAAACGTATTCATGAGTACAAACGTCAGCTGCTCAATGTACTGCATGTCATCACCCGCTATAACCGCATCAAGGCGGATCCGGAAGCGGACTGGGTGCCACGCGTCAACATCTTCGCTGGTAAGGCGGCTTCGGCTTACTATATGGCGAAGCACATCATTCATCTGATCAACGATGTGGCGAATGTGATCAACAACGATCCGCAGGTGAAAAATAAGCTGAAGGTGGTCTTTATCCCCAACTACAGCGTCAGCTTGGCGCAGATCATCATTCCGGCAGCCGATCTCTCTGAGCAGATTTCGCTGGCTGGTACTGAAGCTTCCGGCACCAGTAACATGAAGTTTGCCCTGAACGGCGCGCTGACTATCGGCACGCTGGATGGCGCGAACGTCGAGATGCTGGAGCATGTGGGCGAGGAAAATATCTTTATCTTCGGCAATACCACGCCGCAGGTAGAGGAGTTACGCAAAAGCGGTTACAGCGCACATAAATTTTACGAGCAGGACGCAGAGCTGCATCAGGCCCTGACGCAGATAGGCACCGGTGCCTTCAGCCCGCAGGAGCCAGGCCGCTACCGTAATATTTTTGATTCGCTGGTGAATCTGGGTGACCACTATCAACTACTGGCAGATTACCGCAGCTATGTGGATACTCAGGACAAGGTAGATGAGCTTTATCGCCATCCGGACGAGTGGACGCGCAAAGCGCTATTGAATATTGCCAATATGGGGTATTTCTCTTCCGACCGGACGATTCAGGAATATGCAGACGAGATTTGGGGCATTAAGCCGATTCGTCTGTAGCAGGCAGAAAAGTAAAAAGGGGCGGAAATAAATTCCGCCCCTTTTTTTATCGCTATCAGCTATTTATGACTGGCTCAGGAAGCCAGTGACAGCGCCGGTTTCTTACCGTGCTCTGCCAGCCATTCGCCGACGCGCGCGCGCTGCGCATCGCTCAGGAAAATACCGTTTTTGGTACGACGCCACAGCGCATCATCCTGCTCACGCACCCATTCGTTCTCTACCAGGTAACGCAGCTCGGCTTCATAGAAGTGATGGCCAAACAGCTCGCCTAAATCTTCCAGGCTTTTCGCTTCGCTCAGCAGCTTCTCGCTATTGCTGCCGTAGGTGCGGGCATAGTGGCGCGCCATCGATTCAGTGATGAAAGGATAACGGCGGCGCAGGCTTGCAGCGTAATCTTCACGCGTACCGGCAATATCGCCCCCTGGCAGCACGCAGGTTTTAGTCCATGCCGGACCCGCTTTCGGATAATATTTGGAGAGTTTCTCCATCGCGTGTTCCGCCAGCTTACGATACGTGGTGAGCTTGCCACCAAATACGGAGAGCAGGGGAGCCTGACCATTATCGTCACGTACGTCGAGCGTATAGTCACGGGTAATCGCCTGCGGTGAATCGGACTCATCATCACACAGCGGACGCACGCCAGAGTAGGACCAG belongs to Erwinia pyri and includes:
- the glgA gene encoding glycogen synthase GlgA; the protein is MQVLHVCSEIFPLLKTGGLADVVGALPAAQIAEGIDTRVLLPAFPDLKKGIPDTQIVATLQTFAGPVDLLYGKYDGVGIYLIDAPELYDRPGSPYHDESQFAYTDNYLRFALLGWMGCELASGADPHWRPEVVHAHDWHAGLTCAYLAARGRPAKSVFTVHNLAYQGLFAAKHLEEIQLPPSFFNMYGLEFFNQISYLKAGLFYADHVTAVSPTYAREITLPEFGYGMEDLLRQRQLEGTLTGILNGVDPAIWDPAHDLLLNARYNRDVLDAKIENKRQLQITMGLKIDDKVPVFAVVSRLTKQKGLDLVLEALPGLLEQGGQLVLLGAGDAVLQQGFLAAAAEYPGQVGVQIGYHEAFSHRIMGGADVIMVPSRFEPCGLTQLYGLKYGTLPLVRRTGGLADTVNDSSLENLADGIASGFVFEDSNAWSLLRAIRRTFVLWSRPSLWRYVQRQAMGMDFSWQVAAVAYRDLYQRLL
- the glgP gene encoding glycogen phosphorylase is translated as MKAPFTYTAPTLSVEALKHSIAYKLMFTIGKDPSIANKHEWLNATLLAVRDRMVERWLRSNRAQLSQDVRQVYYLSMEFLVGRTLSNALLAMGIYEDAQAALDEMGFNLEDLIEEESDPGLGNGGLGRLAACFLDSLATLGLPGCGYGIRYDYGMFKQNIVDGRQAESPDYWLEYGNPWEFQRFNTRYKVRFGGRIQVEGSRSRWLETEEVQAMAYDQIIPGFDTDATNTLRLWSAQASNEINLGKFNQGDYFAAVEDKNHSENVSRVLYPDDSTYSGRELRLRQEYFLVSATVQDILKRHWMMHQTYDNLGDKIAIHLNDTHPVLAIPELMRLLIDEHKFSWDDAFEVTCQVFSYTNHTLMQEALETWPVDMIGKILPRHLQIIFDINDYFLKTIQDYYPDDWELQSRISIIDENNGRKIRMAWLAVIVSHKVNGVSELHSNLMVQSLFADFAALFPGRFCNKTNGVTPRRWLALANPSLSGVLDEAIGRNWRTELGQLDELKQHIDYPSFLAEISESKLHNKKRLAEYIAQKMDVVIDPNALFDVQIKRIHEYKRQLLNVLHVITRYNRIKADPEADWVPRVNIFAGKAASAYYMAKHIIHLINDVANVINNDPQVKNKLKVVFIPNYSVSLAQIIIPAADLSEQISLAGTEASGTSNMKFALNGALTIGTLDGANVEMLEHVGEENIFIFGNTTPQVEELRKSGYSAHKFYEQDAELHQALTQIGTGAFSPQEPGRYRNIFDSLVNLGDHYQLLADYRSYVDTQDKVDELYRHPDEWTRKALLNIANMGYFSSDRTIQEYADEIWGIKPIRL